The following coding sequences are from one Lysinibacillus sp. FSL W8-0992 window:
- a CDS encoding spore germination protein: MEEKKQQAIEKIKEKIQEIDDVVIKEMVTDAGIVTIFYFSSLIEKMTLQSMVFIPLVNHVNQIFQVSESVDLEDIDVIIQKLNAGQTLLFFHKPALLQVIDTYSAPTRSITNTETESTVIGPQDAFTESLETNISLVKRRIQNPMLKNETRTVGTETNIKISILYMDNIVNKENLDRLRGRIDNLQYPFFTDISELKQLIEDNPLSPFPQHYMSVRPDSVSQYLVDGRIVIFMDNSQAAIVCPTSFFELFVSVEDYYNRWTTASLLRMLRFFGFFMTIMITPMYISALTFHPEILPYELLLNLQESRSKVPFPPLVEVLFIELIIEVLREAGSRMPAKVGQTIGIVGGIVIGTAAVEAGLLSNILIVLVATSALLSFLPPIFLLSNTSRFIRYIFILSAGLFGLYGLMLAFAWLFAHLLRLNSLGTPYMTPVVPRKARDLFDGIIRFPIKYLNEKKGISRAQKK, encoded by the coding sequence ATGGAAGAAAAAAAACAGCAAGCAATTGAAAAAATAAAGGAAAAGATACAAGAAATTGATGATGTTGTTATTAAAGAGATGGTTACAGATGCAGGGATTGTCACGATTTTTTATTTCTCCTCTCTTATCGAGAAAATGACATTACAATCGATGGTTTTCATTCCGCTTGTGAATCATGTTAATCAAATATTTCAAGTATCAGAATCAGTTGACTTAGAAGATATAGATGTAATTATACAAAAATTAAATGCTGGTCAAACTTTATTATTTTTCCACAAACCTGCTTTATTACAGGTAATTGATACGTATAGTGCCCCTACACGTTCGATAACGAATACGGAAACGGAGTCAACAGTTATAGGGCCTCAAGATGCTTTTACAGAATCATTAGAGACCAATATTTCATTAGTAAAAAGACGAATCCAAAATCCGATGTTAAAAAATGAAACCCGCACTGTAGGAACCGAAACAAATATTAAAATTTCAATTTTGTACATGGACAATATCGTAAATAAAGAAAATTTAGACAGGCTACGAGGGCGAATTGATAATTTACAATATCCTTTTTTTACAGATATATCAGAGCTCAAGCAGCTGATTGAAGATAATCCGTTATCTCCTTTCCCACAGCATTATATGAGCGTACGACCTGACAGTGTCAGTCAGTATCTTGTTGATGGAAGAATCGTTATTTTTATGGATAATAGCCAAGCAGCTATTGTTTGTCCGACATCCTTTTTCGAACTGTTTGTTTCTGTCGAAGATTATTATAACCGTTGGACAACGGCATCGTTGCTACGGATGCTTCGATTTTTTGGTTTTTTTATGACCATTATGATTACACCGATGTATATATCTGCTTTGACATTCCATCCTGAGATTTTACCATACGAGCTATTGTTAAACTTGCAGGAATCTAGAAGTAAAGTACCATTTCCACCACTAGTAGAAGTTTTGTTTATAGAGCTAATTATTGAAGTGCTCCGCGAAGCTGGGTCACGAATGCCTGCTAAAGTCGGGCAAACGATTGGTATCGTAGGAGGTATCGTTATTGGTACGGCGGCGGTTGAAGCTGGATTGCTTAGTAATATTTTAATTGTATTAGTTGCAACATCTGCCTTACTGTCATTTCTCCCACCGATCTTTTTATTGAGTAATACAAGTAGATTTATTCGTTATATTTTTATTTTATCAGCAGGGCTTTTTGGATTATACGGGTTAATGCTCGCGTTTGCATGGCTATTTGCCCATTTATTACGATTAAATTCTTTAGGTACACCATATATGACTCCAGTTGTTCCTCGTAAAGCGAGAGATTTATTCGATGGTATTATTCGCTTTCCAATAAAATATTTAAACGAAAAGAAAGGTATTTCTAGAGCGCAAAAAAAATAA
- a CDS encoding amino acid permease, with product MAKKELNRGLEARHIQMIALGGTIGVGLFMGSASAIQWTGPSVLLAYAISGIFIFFIMRAMGEMLYVEPSTGSFATFGYKYIHPLAGYLTAWSNWFQWVIVGMSEIIAVGTYMQYWFPDLPAWIPGLIAMVILGVANFVSVKSFGEFEFWFAMIKIVTIVLMIVAGFGLIFFGIGNGGIAIGLSNLWAHGGFFTGGWTGFFFALSLVVAAYQGVELIGITAGEAKNPQTTITNAIQSIIWRILIFYIGAIFIIVTVYPWDELGTIGSPFVATFAKVGITAAAGIINFVVITAAMSGCNSGIYSAGRMLYTLAMNGQAPKFFAKLSNNGVPILGTAGVLVGLVVGVILSYIAPKNLFVYVYSASVLPGMIPWFVILISQIRFRKIKRSQLENHPFKTPFAPVTNYATIAFLIMVLIGMWFNEDTRVSLIVGIIFLILITFSYYVFGIGKSRSENKHTK from the coding sequence GTGGCAAAAAAAGAATTAAATAGAGGCTTGGAGGCACGACATATTCAAATGATTGCTCTTGGTGGTACCATAGGTGTAGGCCTATTTATGGGTTCTGCCAGTGCTATTCAATGGACTGGGCCATCCGTGCTCCTTGCATATGCTATATCAGGCATTTTTATATTTTTTATCATGCGTGCAATGGGTGAGATGCTTTATGTTGAGCCAAGTACGGGATCATTTGCAACATTCGGTTATAAATATATTCATCCATTAGCAGGTTATTTAACGGCATGGAGTAACTGGTTTCAGTGGGTTATCGTTGGGATGTCCGAAATTATCGCAGTCGGAACGTACATGCAGTATTGGTTCCCTGATTTGCCTGCGTGGATTCCTGGATTGATTGCCATGGTAATACTAGGTGTTGCCAACTTTGTTTCTGTTAAATCATTTGGGGAATTTGAGTTTTGGTTTGCGATGATAAAAATTGTCACGATTGTACTTATGATTGTGGCGGGCTTTGGCCTAATCTTCTTTGGTATTGGCAATGGAGGCATTGCAATTGGTCTATCAAATCTTTGGGCCCACGGAGGCTTCTTTACTGGAGGTTGGACAGGTTTCTTCTTTGCATTATCTTTAGTTGTTGCTGCTTACCAAGGAGTAGAGCTTATTGGGATTACAGCGGGAGAAGCAAAAAATCCTCAAACAACAATTACGAATGCGATACAAAGTATTATTTGGCGTATTTTAATTTTCTATATCGGTGCAATTTTCATTATTGTAACGGTTTATCCGTGGGATGAGTTAGGGACTATCGGCAGTCCGTTTGTTGCCACTTTCGCAAAAGTGGGTATTACTGCAGCGGCAGGTATCATTAACTTTGTCGTGATTACAGCAGCTATGAGTGGCTGTAATAGTGGAATTTATAGCGCTGGACGCATGCTTTACACTCTTGCTATGAATGGTCAGGCACCTAAGTTTTTTGCAAAGCTTTCAAATAATGGTGTACCAATTCTAGGTACAGCTGGTGTGCTAGTTGGTTTAGTGGTTGGTGTTATTTTAAGCTACATTGCTCCAAAAAACCTATTTGTCTATGTTTATAGTGCTAGTGTACTGCCAGGGATGATTCCGTGGTTTGTCATTTTGATTAGTCAGATTCGTTTTAGAAAAATTAAAAGGTCGCAATTGGAAAATCACCCATTTAAAACGCCTTTTGCTCCTGTAACAAATTATGCTACAATTGCGTTTTTAATAATGGTACTCATCGGTATGTGGTTTAATGAGGATACACGAGTTTCATTAATTGTAGGGATTATTTTCCTTATTCTTATTACATTTAGCTATTATGTGTTCGGTATTGGGAAAAGTCGATCTGAAAATAAGCATACAAAATAA